In Vitis vinifera cultivar Pinot Noir 40024 chromosome 11, ASM3070453v1, a genomic segment contains:
- the LOC100265819 gene encoding protein CHLOROPLAST IMPORT APPARATUS 2: MSSCLSGAGRTYGFELEIVKSPSSTSPRTSHSSSPSSTISESSNSPIAISTRKPRTPRKRPNQTYNEAAALLSTAYPNIFSTKNLKNPCKFTKSHDSFLEDSSELLFPFRAFDASGFLLHQPVQEKPSFQMLPKVVNCCEKPCQSSVESEFPGKSPELCDGFEEDFDAESILDEEIEGGIDSIMGNLSVDNEMSDEATNPVCFNSYYGNGIPMGLGFGGKFEFGFGMRRGVRALRHVDEGDWWRFPTVDILEISPKFNKVSAEKKKKKVEKAQELRSWESPKGNSIPKSNSSLLLKLNYDDVLSAWSDRGSPFSRETEFPGNDTAARLAQIDLFSECGGVREASVLRYKEKRRTRLFSKKIRYQVRKVNADRRPRMKGRFVRRPNSNSNGQR, translated from the exons ATGTCCTCGTGCTTGAGCGGAGCTGGTAGAACCTATGGATTCGAGCTCGAAATTGTGAAATCCCCATCTTCAACCTCGCCCCGGACCTCGCATTCGTCCTCACCTTCATCGACCATCTCTGAATCCAGCAATTCCCCCATTGCAATTTCCACCCGAAAACCGCGAACACCTAGAAAACGGCCCAACCAGACTTACAATGAAGCCGCGGCCCTGCTTTCCACAGCCTATCCCAACATCTTTTCCaccaaaaatctcaaaaatcccTGCAAATTCACCAAATCCCACGACTCTTTCCTCGAGGATTCCTCGGAATTGCTTTTCCCTTTCCGAGCTTTCGACGCCTCCGGCTTCCTCCTCCACCAGCCGGTTCAGGAAAAACCCAGTTTCCAGATGCTCCCGAAGGTAGTGAATTGCTGCGAAAAGCCATGCCAGAGCTCGGTGGAAAGCGAATTCCCAGGAAAATCGCCGGAATTGTGTGATGGGTTTGAAGAGGACTTCGACGCAGAGTCGATTCTTGACGAGGAGATTGAAGGTGGAATTGATAGTATTATGGGAAATCTGAGCGTGGACAATGAAATGAGCGATGAGGCCACCAATCCTGTTTGTTTCAATTCCTACTATGGAAACGGAATTCCCATGGGTCTGGGCTTTGGAGGGAAATTCGAATTCGGATTCGGAATGAGGAGGGGGGTGAGGGCATTGAGACATGTTGATGAGGGAGATTGGTGGAGGTTTCCCACCGTCGATATCCTCGAAATATCGCCGAAATTCAATAAAGTCTCGGccgagaaaaagaagaagaaggttgaGAAAGCGCAGGAGCTGAGGAGCTGGGAATCCCCAAAAGGGAATTCCATTCCCAAATCCAATTCCAGTCTGCTGCTGAAACTGAACTACGACGACGTTCTGAGCGCATGGTCCGACCGGGGCTCCCCATTTTCCAGAGAAACCGAATTCCCGGGAAATGACACCGCC GCCAGGCTGGCGCAGATAGATCTGTTTTCGGAGTGCGGCGGTGTGAGAGAGGCTAGCGTGCTTCGCTACAAGGAAAAGCGGCGTACACGCCTCTTCTCTAAGAAGATCAGGTACCAGGTGAGAAAAGTCAATGCTGATCGACGGCCCAGAATGAAG GGGCGATTTGTTAGAAGACCAAATTCTAACTCGAATGGTCAAAGATGA
- the LOC109123386 gene encoding uncharacterized protein LOC109123386: MALKRKFEFKTTKFTTKLLLVECFDKECKWRVRATKLGISNMFQIMKFYSTHTCRLDMMSRDNRHASSWLISESIRETYQGVGCEFQPKDIVANIRKRYGVQISYDKAWRARKLALGSTRGSPEESYSTLPSYCYVLEQKNPGTIIDIVTDCDNQFKYFFMSIGASLAGFHTSIRSVVAVDGTFLKAKYLGTLFIAACKDGNNQLYPLAFGIGDSENDASWEWFLQKLHNALGHIDDLFVISDRHGSIKKAIHKVFPHAMHGVCTYHVGQNLKTKFNNPVIHKLFHDVAHAYRVSEFNFIFGQLEMIDPRAARYLMDIGVDRWARSYSTGKRYNIIMTGIVKVLMLC, translated from the coding sequence ATGGCTCTGAAAAGGAAGTTTGAgttcaaaacaactaaattcACTACTAAGTTATTGcttgttgaatgttttgataaagaatGCAAGTGGCGAGTTCGTGCTACCAAGTTGGGGATTTCCAAtatgtttcaaataatgaaattctattCAACACACACTTGTCGGTTAGATATGATGTCTCGTGACAATCGACATGCAAGTAGTTGGTTGATTAGTGAGAGTATAAGAGAAACATATCAAGGGGTTGGTTGTGAATTTCAACCAAAAGACATTGTAGCAAACATTCGAAAGCGGTATGGCGTTCAAATCAGTTATGATAAGGCATGGAGAGCCAGAAAACTTGCTCTAGGTTCTACTAGGGGATCACCTGAGGAGTCTTATAGCACTTTACCATCCTATTGCTATGTTTTAGAGCAAAAAAATCCTGGTACCATTATTGATATAGTTACTGATTgtgataatcaattcaaatacttttttatgtcGATTGGTGCATCTCTTGCTGGGTTTCACACATCAATAAGGTCTGTGGTTGCAGTTGATGGGacatttttgaaagcaaagtaCTTAGGGACTTTATTTATTGCAGCGTGTAAAGATGGCAACAATCAGTTATACCCTTTAGCCTTTGGCATTGGTGATTCAGAAAATGATGCCTCATGGGAGTGGTTTTTACAAAAACTGCATAATGCACTTGGAcacattgatgatttgtttgtgaTATCAGATCGACATGGTAGCATTAAGAAAGCAATACATAAAGTATTTCCCCATGCGATGCATGGTGTTTGCACTTACCACGTTGgacaaaatttgaagacaaagttCAATAATCCTGTAATTCATAAGTTGTTCCATGATGTTGCCCATGCTTATCGTGTTTcagagtttaattttatatttgggcaACTAGAGATGATTGACCCAAGAGCAGCAAGATATTTGATGGATATAGGAGTTGATCGATGGGCACGTTCATATTCTACCGgaaaaagatataatatcatAATGACAGGGATCGTGAAAGTCTTAatgttgtgttga